Within the Setaria viridis chromosome 3, Setaria_viridis_v4.0, whole genome shotgun sequence genome, the region GCATGAATGTTTTGCAATCCGCAACATCGAGCACCTAATTGTTAAAGGTGTTGCATGGCTAGTTCAAATGTTCAGAACACGAGACGAAATTCGCCAGTTTCGTCAGGCTATAGTCTCATCCATTAATTCATGTTAGAAATCAGGAAGACATAATTTCTTGGTAAGGAGCAGCCGGAGAAGGCGGCAGCAATATTTTCTTCGATGGATGAAGCAGCCGGAGAAGTCTGCGGGCTCACGCGCTCAGCCGAGCCGCAATTTCCCAGGCGGAGCCGAGGGGAGGAGTCGCTCCTCCAGCCTGCCGTCCGATCCGCTAGGTGGACAGATGTCTAGCATCGGGAGCAGGGCTGCATGGGCCGAGCTTTACAGAACTCCtgcatggaatttttttttctctccttttaaCCCGTCAGGCCCAGCGCGGCGAGTTGGAATGGAGCACGTGATCTGGCTCCACCGTGCGCCGCGTCAACAGCCATGGCAACGTCGCGCTCTATCATTAGCGGAGATTAACACCTATAGCTTCTGTTGAATGGTTTTGGCCGTTCGAATGCTGGATGCCAAGCTGCCAACCTTTCACCCTTGGGGAACTTGAACGCCCACAGCGCCATGTACACCATCCAAAGACCAGAAATGTTTAAGATGCAAAATTATGTCAAGGAAAACAGATTCCAAATACACATAAACAGACAGCCAGCACAATGATAAGAACATTCGCCACACAAGATGTGCCAATTAGTTACTAGGTGCATAGGTTTTCTGGGGAAGCGAATTTTCAGGTGCAGATAAGAGAGTACAAAATATCATGCACCATCTAAACCGGCTATACCTGTTGTTAAAGCTGAGAATTTACCCACCACTACATTAATTACTGCTATTTAGAATTTGCAAAAACCGAAATGTAGCAGACTACCACATCTAGCTAAGAATCCACAACTCAGCGGCATGTCAGCAAAGGGACAAAGACGAGctgttggtcaatcttcatccTGAGTTTCCTCATCATCGACATTGTTGCCATACCTCCAGTCATCTTCAATGTTGTTGCCCCCATCTTCTTCGGTCTCTTCACTGTCATCTTCATACCCAGCCTTGCCCGACCACTGGTTCTTTACACCACTGATATTGGAAGGCATCACACTTGAGATCTTGGCATTGTAGACTTTAGATGAGTGGGACTTGTGTGTCTTGCTTCTTTTGGGGTGTGATGCAGTTTCACCAATCTCAGCATAGCTATACTGATAGGTCGGTTCATTCACACCATGGTGACCAGCAGAAGCACTGAGCTTACCATTTTCCTCTTGGCCATGTTCGGGATGCTGAGTTTTTAGATGAAGGTTCAATTTGTAACTATGGATGTATGCTTTGTCACAACCTTCATAGGGGCAGACATACGGGCGATCGGCAAAGCTTGTGGTTGCTGGAGTCGAAGGCTTTGGTGTGCTGTGCGGTTTTTCTGCTGGTGGGGTATGTTGCACTGTAACAGGAGTTCCAGTCTGCGCAATGACCACAAATGGACACAATCAATTACACATGGCAAgagtatgcaaacttcatattAGCAAATGTAAAATTTATTGTGGACTTCAAAAATGATCATTTAGTcagatttttttcctttctagaGTGCAAATGCAGTCAGAAGTGAGAGGTGTTCCTTCCGACAAATTTctcaaagagagagagagagagagagagacatcCCGCCATCCTAATCCTATGTACTAGGTTGCTAGCCAACTTAACCCAGGAGACTCCTTGATTATTTAGTAAACTGATATGAGATTAATCTGACAAACTTGGTATACTACAATTTATTGCAATAGGAGTTTTGCTATATGTACTAACTGTTATATGCAGTTAATCAGTTATATCTCTCCAAGGATGTCAGGGATAAAGCTGTTTTTATAGTCCTATGTTCACACACATACAACATAATGCCCTGAGTGGTATCCTTCACCTTAAAAACAAATGCATATGAATGACTTGTTTTGCATGTAACCTTCATCATTAGAGAAGGATGGAATCTACAAGGAGGCTCATAGACTGATGGCAAAGAACTATAGCATAAGCACAACATACCACACAAGGACAAAAAAGAGCAGCTGCGCTGAGCAATACTGCAATACAATCTGCCATGCTAGCACTGGGGTATAGAAAATAGTTAGTTAAGATAATCTTTTACGGGTTGTTTTTACACATTTCTCATATTGATCTAGTACCAAGGATGTAACTTAGTTACTGTATAAAAAGAATAGTAAACATTGCAGGCTACAAGCAACCACAAGGGTAAGTGCACGCTTATGACGGTTACAGAAGTTTAAGCACATACCTTTTCATGTGACTTGACATGGACTCTTAGTTTGGAGTCGCTTGTAAATCTTTTGCCACATGCTGGGAAAGGGCATATGTGATAATTCTCCAATGCATGTGTTTTTAGGTGCGACCGCAAGTTAAAATCCAATGAGAAGGCCTGAAACTCAAAGCATTTGTTTGTTACAAAATGTAAATGCAGTAATAGCCAGATAACACGCAACCATTAGAATAGACATCGATTCACATTAAAAGAAAGGAAGTGGACAGGACCAGTTGGCTAGGTGGTTTGAGTCAGGCCACCATATCCTCGTGCGCCCAAATGGCCTTCAATAAGGCTGGGGCTAGTTAAGAACCCTACTTTTTAAGAGGAAAGAAAAAACTATTTCTGACTATTCATGGAGGCATGGCTGTGCAAACTGGAAGCTTCTTGTCGTATAACCTCCAAATTAGCAAAAATTTTGGGAACATATCAATTGAGTACTTGAGAATACACACATACAATGAGGCTGTGGATTCAATGAAATCTGATTAGATTGAGCTGAAAAGTTGAAGAAACATATTGAACTAGAGAGAATCAGATGGCAGCTCACCACTAGGTATGACATGCTACTTAAAGGACAGTGTGGATATATATAGCTTGGAAAGGATAATGTAAATGTTTGACGGTTGAAAGCAAAAGAGCCACAGTGCACTAGAAATCCATGGCACCTTATAAGTGCATTGCTTGAGAGGGATGAGGTAATCACCTTACCACAGCCTGGATGCGGACAGACAAAATCCTTTTGTCCTGTGTGTGTAAGATAGTGTCTCTTCAGCTTGGAGCTATCAACAAATTTCTGCAAGGAAGAATAAATAGGTAATTAGGGTCTACATTGACACTTTGAATGCTTTCAGCATACATACAGCAGACATGTGGTTTTACTGGTTTATAAGTATTTAAGATAAAGACAGGGCATACGGGCTTAGAAAGTTAAATGTAAAATTGTTTGTTTAGGGCTTTACTGTATGATAGGTAGCATCGAATTGAGTAATTGTTTACTTTGCCATTAGTTGCGATGTAATAAAAGTGTAAATATTAAAAAAGAACAATTTACATTATAGGGAAATAACAGGACTAGTCAGGATAAAGGTTGCGCAATTACAGATAGCACACTGAAGAGATAGTATGAGCTAGGCATACTCACTTCTACAAGAACATCTTAAGTTCCTTAAGAAATAAAAACATCATCAGATGGTTCATGAATGGATGCAGATAAGTACGCCAACGCTGAAGAGCATAAATTCAACAACACAAAACAAAAGGTTTTACTAGTGCCAGTTCCCAGCAAAGATAGTAAGATACCTTCCCACAGTTGGGCTCACTGCAGATGTACTGCTTCTCATTGTGCACATGAGCGTGCTTGCGGAGTGCGCTGACATCAACAAAGGTCTTGCCGCAGTTCTCGTAGCTGCAGAGGAAAAGGATCTCTGTGGTGGGTTCAGGCTTGGGCGCATCTACCTCTAGCACCTTGGGAGTTTCCTTGGAGCTTCTGTGCCCATCCTCTGCACACAGGAAAGGAAGGGGGTTGCAATTAATCACCAGCTACGGACTACCACGAATCTGCCCCTAGCTACTGCACTAGATCCATGAACCATCAGCATTTCCAATGGACAACTAGACCTAGCCTCCTGGGATTCAAGATTTAGCCTACGTATTGTACCACTGCAACCCCAGAGAGAGGGGAAAACAAGGGAATGGAGAAAAGGCAGTA harbors:
- the LOC117848792 gene encoding zinc finger transcription factor YY1, which encodes MAMEYPAAAAGSGGYKYYYPPQHPQPQAVRRPPRPAARWVKQWIPQDLASTGGKCSLFKWVREDGHRSSKETPKVLEVDAPKPEPTTEILFLCSYENCGKTFVDVSALRKHAHVHNEKQYICSEPNCGKKFVDSSKLKRHYLTHTGQKDFVCPHPGCGKAFSLDFNLRSHLKTHALENYHICPFPACGKRFTSDSKLRVHVKSHEKTGTPVTVQHTPPAEKPHSTPKPSTPATTSFADRPYVCPYEGCDKAYIHSYKLNLHLKTQHPEHGQEENGKLSASAGHHGVNEPTYQYSYAEIGETASHPKRSKTHKSHSSKVYNAKISSVMPSNISGVKNQWSGKAGYEDDSEETEEDGGNNIEDDWRYGNNVDDEETQDED